In Zunongwangia sp. HGR-M22, the sequence ATATTGAAAAAGTCAGTCGGGTAGTGCAGCAGCTTCAGGCGGTTCGTGAGCTCACCAATAATCATCAACGATTGTATGAAACCATACGAACTGATGTTAGGGAGCTTATTGATTCTCCTTTTATGCATCCCAATGAGGCTCGTCGTATCTCGGACCATTTTGAGGCCATGATTGAACTCTCCTTGAAAGATCTGGATTTTATTGATCAGGTACTCTCCAGTAATGTATTTAAAATGAGCGATAATGATCGCACGCAATTACTGCAAAAGAAGGAGCAAAAATCCCGGGAAGTACTTGCTCAGGCTAAACAGCAATTACGACGCTACCGAAATATTATCGCTTTTAGGGAGCTTCAGGATATAGTGAATACCCGAGTTCCCAAGAATTAATGATTGCAAATCTTTTGCCTTTTGTTCAACATTATAATCTGCTTCCCATTATGAATTTAGGTCTGGAGTATATCGATAGCATTTTTCAAATTCTTAAAGAAACCAATCTGATTAGCTATACCCTTACAGGTATGAAAACACTGGCAGTGCTCTTATTTCTGGTCAACCTTCTCAAAAAATATCAGGAAGGTGCAGCTAAACAGGAGGGAACCACCTGGGGATTGCAACCTACGGATTTAATAAGGAATTTTGGGGTTGTAATCCTGGTTTTTATAGCGCCTCAGATCCTTAGTTTATTGGACGGGGTGCTCGTGAGTATAGAAACAGAATTTTTGGAGACCACTCCGGCACTGGTGCCGATGCAATTGCAGGAAGTCGAAATGGAGGAAGAGATCGGCGCCTTCGATGCCATGACTAAAGCCATGACCGCAATTTATGAAGCTTTAATGAGTCCGTTTTATGCACTGCAGGTGCTGTCCTTTATTTCTGGGGTGTTTCTATGGATATTAGATCTTTTTATTTATCCGCTTTTCTTGGCAGAACGCTTTTTCATTCTTGGGCTGCTTCAGGTCTTTTTTCCACTGATTATTAGTCTGTGCGTATTTGAAAAATTCCGAGGAATGGCGTATACATTTTTCCGTTTATATATCGCAGTCTATATGCTAGTGCCTGCATTTTTCTTAGTCAATATTTTTATTAATACCCTGTATGTCGCTATCAATCAGGATTTCTTTGAATACCTGCTGGGAACCGTTCCTGATAATGTGATCATAAAAAGACTCATCGAAGCAGCATCAGTTGCCTTTATTGTTTTGCTCAAATTTAAACTCTATAAAAGAGCAACCTCTTTTACCATGCGCTTATTTACAGACTGATAACTTTTTAATTCTATTGTAATGAACTATACAAAAAAATCTCCGTATCAAAATATTTACTCCGTATTGCGTATCAATCGACTGGTTAGTATTTGTGTAAGTATTGGCGCATTTACGGCTTGCATCCTTTCCGGATTTTTGGTTTATAAAATGCACCAGGAAGCACTGCATAATGCCTTTGCAATTACTGAAAGTGGACAGGTAATTCCCTTGCTGTGGCAAGAACGAAGCGAGCAGTTGGAAATTGAAGCTAAAGCACATCTAGAGCGCTTTCATTATGCTTTTTATGGTCTGACTCCAGATACCTATGAGGATCAACTGGAAAAAGCATTATGGCTCGGAAATTCTTCAGTAGATGAAGTCTATAGACAGAAAAAAGCCGATGGTGTTTACAATCGCATCCTGCAATATGCACTGGTACAAAAGGTGGATAGTATAAAATCTACTTTGGATTCCCAGCAGGCTCCATATCCGTTCCGTACTCAGGTATTTTTTAGTATTCACCGTGGAAATGTCAAAGAGCACTATTTGCTTACGACCTCTGGTAAATTGTTGCCGGTAAAACGAAGTTTTCCCAGGAACCCTCATGGCCTTATGATTACAGAATTCTACGAAAACCGATTACAGAAAAGAACGAATACTGAAAATAAATAAACCTATAAATCCTATGCCATGATAAAACTTGATAAAAAGACCATTGTTTTTGGATCGGTACTGCTTTGTATTTTATTATTTACTCTCGCCTACACGGTGTTGGTCTGGACAGAGGATACCGAAGAGCAAACTAGAGATAATGTACCAAAAAATCCAAATATACCGGCGCTAAAAGATCCGCAGAACGACTTTAATTCCAGAAGAGAAGCTGTGGATCAACTTAAAGAAAAGAAACCTTCCACTGTGCCCAGTCTATATGACGAGATTGAAGAGACTCCGGATTCTTTGCCTTATGAATCTGACAATAATGAGCAGCAGCAGAAAGATCAGGTTAACTCAATAGAAGAAAAGCAAAAGCAGCCGGGTTGGACTATGGATTCCTGGAGTTTTCAGGAGCAAGAGGATACGTTGAGTGCAGCTGAAATTCCTTCGACAGCAGCGGATAATGTTTCCTCGGAAAAAAGATTTAATAATGATGCTGATTCTAATGCCATAACAAAATCATGGCAACAGGAGATCAGGCTTCGTCAGGAAGCTTTGTTTAGCTATAATCATGTGAATACCACTATCGCAAAGAATACCATGATTTCACCTATACCTGTAGCGGTTTCCAAAACGCAGAAGGTACAATCCAATTCAAGAGTAGAGCTTTACCTGCTCCGGGAAATTCAATTTAAAGGAAAAGTATATCCTGCATTCACTCCAATTTATGGGTTTGTGAGTTTTGGTCCAAACCGGGTTTTCCTAAAAATAACAAATATAATGGCAGATCCCGTAAGCTTAAGCGCTTATGATCTGCAAGATGGTAATGAAGGGATTTATGTAGTAAATAACTTTCGAGCTGAAGCTTCTCGCGAAATATTAGATGATGTTATTCAAGATATTAATATCCCCTCCGTACCTCAGGTGGGGGGACTGAAAAATCTTTTCCGTAAGCATAATCGCAATATTAAAGTGACCATCGCAAATCATTATCGACTGCTTTTAAAACCCTAACCTTCAAATTTAAAATTATGAAATTCATTTATTCTTTTTTTTATTCGTCTTTTTATCTGCGTCATTATGGTCGTTTCTGTTTCTTACTTCTTTTGATGACAGCACCATACCTTGGTACTGCTCAAATGAAAAGTATAGATACCCTATACGCCAATGAGCAGATGCAGGTAGCACTATTTTTTCCAAAACCTATACAACAAGCTATTACTGGCGCTTCGCAAATGAACTTTACCTATAATAAAGACTATCCTCAGCGCTT encodes:
- a CDS encoding conjugal transfer protein TraK, translated to MNYTKKSPYQNIYSVLRINRLVSICVSIGAFTACILSGFLVYKMHQEALHNAFAITESGQVIPLLWQERSEQLEIEAKAHLERFHYAFYGLTPDTYEDQLEKALWLGNSSVDEVYRQKKADGVYNRILQYALVQKVDSIKSTLDSQQAPYPFRTQVFFSIHRGNVKEHYLLTTSGKLLPVKRSFPRNPHGLMITEFYENRLQKRTNTENK
- the traM gene encoding conjugative transposon protein TraM gives rise to the protein MIKLDKKTIVFGSVLLCILLFTLAYTVLVWTEDTEEQTRDNVPKNPNIPALKDPQNDFNSRREAVDQLKEKKPSTVPSLYDEIEETPDSLPYESDNNEQQQKDQVNSIEEKQKQPGWTMDSWSFQEQEDTLSAAEIPSTAADNVSSEKRFNNDADSNAITKSWQQEIRLRQEALFSYNHVNTTIAKNTMISPIPVAVSKTQKVQSNSRVELYLLREIQFKGKVYPAFTPIYGFVSFGPNRVFLKITNIMADPVSLSAYDLQDGNEGIYVVNNFRAEASREILDDVIQDINIPSVPQVGGLKNLFRKHNRNIKVTIANHYRLLLKP
- a CDS encoding conjugal transfer protein, with the translated sequence MLLISNKASSQGMPVYDNTNFLSLAKQLIESAKQTSNLLKTVEFLKKQKENIEKVSRVVQQLQAVRELTNNHQRLYETIRTDVRELIDSPFMHPNEARRISDHFEAMIELSLKDLDFIDQVLSSNVFKMSDNDRTQLLQKKEQKSREVLAQAKQQLRRYRNIIAFRELQDIVNTRVPKN